TTTGATCGTTGTCAACAAAATAATGGGCAATGAGGCAGCTGGTAAGTATAGTGTTATATTGCAGTGGAGCAATTTAATTAGAACCTTATCCATTTCGCTTTCAGGTGTATTGGGGCCCTTGATACTCACGCTGTATGCTAAACGACAGATCGAGCAGATGACAAAGATTACGCTGTTATCGAATAAAACATTAACCCTTTTTATTACCTGCATGGTTGCGACCCTCTGTATCTTGTCGGAAAATCTTTTATCCCTTTGGGTAGGAGAAGAATTTGCAGCTATGAAATGGTTGTTTATTCTGGTACTGTTGCCTTTGCCCATTAATTTAGGTATTCAGCCACTTTTTTCATTAAATAGAGCCTATAATAAGGTTAAGGTCCCAGGCATATTTACAGTGGTCATGGGAGTAGTTAATCTTTTACTGGCCGTTTACTTAGTAAAATATACTTCCCTTGGACTTTACGGTGTTGCTATAGCCAGTGGACTTGTTTTGACTATCAAAAACTTCATTTTTATGCCGATTTACATAGCAGGTAACATGGGCATTAATAGGTTTACATTTTTTAAATCTTCTATTTCGTCTTTATTGCTGTTAGGGGTTGCTATTGTTATGGGGCAGACCTATACAACCTTCTTTCAAATCGACACATGGCCTGCAATCATCTTGCACGGTGGGGGCTTATTTATGTTTTTTGGTGTTTTGGCTTACCTTTTCCTGAACAAGGAAGAGAAGAACCTTGTTGTAAATAAATTTATTAAGAAGAAATAATAATTTTCAGATGAATAGCATATATTTTGTGCCCGCTTCTCAGACAGAGAACACGGGAGATTTATTGATAAATAAAGTAGCCATTCAATTGATGGGGAAGTATGGCCAAATTATATTAGAAGATAATAACACCGATCGCTGGTTTATTGATGAGTTAAGGGGAAAACAAGATCGATTACTTTCAGAAGTAACCCATGCATCGTTGGATAGACATCTTTTAAGTAAGTTGGCCAGGTCGATATTCAGTAAAAATAAGGTATATCTGGTGTTGGCCCCGGGGCATACCTCTAGGCAGGGTAAAGAGGGCGCTGACCGGTTAAGAAAAAGGAGCACGCGTTTACTTCTTTTTAAGGCCTTGGGTTTACGTATTGTACGGGTCGGGTTCTCCATAGGACCGTTTGACGATGTTAATATGCAGGCCGAAGCTTTTCATTCGAAGGTTTATTTTTTCTATGGCGTACGCGATAAAGAATCCGTAAAAATGGCTATAGAAGGTAAATTTAAAAAACCTCAACTGTTTCCCGATTTAGCGTGGAGTTATGAACCGCCTATTAATGTCTCTCCACCAGATAAAGATCAATATATTATCTTAAGTTTTAGATCCAATTCTTATGGGAAAGTACATGATGAGCGTTACTTTCAACCTTATGTGGAGCGGGTAAAAGCGATCTTGAAATCTTTTTCAGATCTAAAGCTGCGTGTAATAATCTCCTATCAGGTGAAATATGATCGCGAAGCTTCGTTTGTATTGCAAAAAGCGTTAATGGAAGATTTTGATGTAGAAGTTATCGATAGAAAACTATTATTGGAGGAGGCAGCAGGACTTTACAATAAAGCGCTCTTTGTTATCAGTAACCGATTACATGTTTTGTTGTTTGCTCTACAGTGTAATACCATTTCTTTTCCATTGATTGATCCTGTTGACAATAAGAAAATCTATCATATTTGGAAAGATAACCAAATGGCTGAAGCGGTAATGGACATCAATGAGAAGTCAGAGCGCAACGTTGCCATTATGCAGAAAGGTGTAGCTGATAGGCGTTTTGTTTTAGATCCATTTATCAAAGCCCGTCAACAAAACGAGCAGCTAATACAAAAGTATCTGTCGGCCATTTTTAACTAACTTAAAAGGGAGTGATGGCTTTTTGTTGGGTAATAGCAGATACTATAATTTTACCTGTCGGATAATGTTCTTGATGTTCAGTTCGATAATGTCTGTCATACTCTTGCAGGCATAGTAATCCTGGTTATCATAATGTTTGGCCAAATGACTTTTAAGCTGGGCGATATTTTCTGACGGAGATAGCTGTTCATGTTGCGAGACATCACGTAGAGCAGCCAGACGATGTCTTTCTATACGCACGCGATGTACAATGGATGAACGCTCTTCCTGTTGGTATTGGAGTACTGTTTTCTCTGTAAGGTGTTCCATGGAAAGTTGTACATAAGGGAAGTTTTCTTTGAAGAATTGAGGCATATATACCTTCATATTGCCTTCATAAAACTCCTGGTCAAAATCAATCGCCCGTATCCGGAACTGAAAATCATCAAAATCGGGTGTTATCTGCATAACATAGTTGTAAGAGCGCATATCACCCAGTAACATGATCAGGCAGCGTTCATTAAATTTCACAAATTCCTTTGCTATCCGGATAGGGTTATAATCAGGATTTCTCATCAGCTGTTTGCTGAACACGTCACCCGGTATACCTACAATATGCTCTTCTACCAAGGTTTCACCGTCTACAGTAAAATTAACCCTGTTCGGCGACATGATTTCTTCCAGCTCCAGGCCATAAATGCGCGAAGCATCAGCCTGTTTAATGTAAAAGTAATCATATACATCATTTAACCTATTTAC
This Olivibacter sp. SDN3 DNA region includes the following protein-coding sequences:
- a CDS encoding lipopolysaccharide biosynthesis protein, encoding MNNITALKKNLLSNGALFILNGIIGFWLPPYLIKKLGVGAYGMIPLATTIIGYASVITVAVNGSLSRFMALSKERESEEGTSQVFNTALIAIGGILLLLVPGFILFSTQIEKIISVPDGYVTDAVQLFLCISFSFILTCLTSVFNVSAYVANRLDLVNQVTVINTLVRVLVVVGTYLLIKVSLLGYGFAVLLGSIFASRYSFYLFKKYSPNIKLRFKDFRKERLYELLSMGGWLVVIQLGSILFLQIDLIVVNKIMGNEAAGKYSVILQWSNLIRTLSISLSGVLGPLILTLYAKRQIEQMTKITLLSNKTLTLFITCMVATLCILSENLLSLWVGEEFAAMKWLFILVLLPLPINLGIQPLFSLNRAYNKVKVPGIFTVVMGVVNLLLAVYLVKYTSLGLYGVAIASGLVLTIKNFIFMPIYIAGNMGINRFTFFKSSISSLLLLGVAIVMGQTYTTFFQIDTWPAIILHGGGLFMFFGVLAYLFLNKEEKNLVVNKFIKKK
- a CDS encoding polysaccharide pyruvyl transferase family protein codes for the protein MNSIYFVPASQTENTGDLLINKVAIQLMGKYGQIILEDNNTDRWFIDELRGKQDRLLSEVTHASLDRHLLSKLARSIFSKNKVYLVLAPGHTSRQGKEGADRLRKRSTRLLLFKALGLRIVRVGFSIGPFDDVNMQAEAFHSKVYFFYGVRDKESVKMAIEGKFKKPQLFPDLAWSYEPPINVSPPDKDQYIILSFRSNSYGKVHDERYFQPYVERVKAILKSFSDLKLRVIISYQVKYDREASFVLQKALMEDFDVEVIDRKLLLEEAAGLYNKALFVISNRLHVLLFALQCNTISFPLIDPVDNKKIYHIWKDNQMAEAVMDINEKSERNVAIMQKGVADRRFVLDPFIKARQQNEQLIQKYLSAIFN